A region from the Triticum urartu cultivar G1812 chromosome 1, Tu2.1, whole genome shotgun sequence genome encodes:
- the LOC125532332 gene encoding pathogenesis-related protein PRB1-3-like, whose protein sequence is MAPGGVVLLGLLLLALVDALAAVHIDIAAALFHSHDHLGGNKHKDKQSSSSPSWPDGNYLPPAGNKEKKDKKEKPSWPDGNAADFFAEAAKKGLRSFTGGRGGYKTMTTEFLDAHNQVRAKYGVPPLRWSKKLARYARRWSDARRFDCVMMHSVGSPYGENVFWGTGWDWKAVEAVGDWASESSFYDWRAQACHPGQVCEHFTQIVWRTTKYVGCGRAECLAGGVFITCSYDPPGNWKGEVPLT, encoded by the coding sequence ATGGCGCCCGGCGGGGTTGTGCTCCTCGGCCTCCTTCTCCTGGCGCTGGTGGACGCGCTTGCCGCCGTCCACATCGACATCGCGGCGGCCCTGTTCCACTCGCACGACCACCTCGGGGGCAACAAGCACAAGGACAAGCAGTCTTCTTCCTCGCCTTCGTGGCCAGACGGCAATTACCTTCCGCCGGCGGGCAACAAGGAGAAGAAGGACAAGAAGGAGAAGCCTTCATGGCCGGACGGTAACGCCGCGGATTTCTTCGCGGAGGCTGCCAAGAAGGGGCTGCGGTCCTTCACCGGCGGGCGGGGCGGGTACAAGACGATGACGACGGAGTTCCTGGACGCGCATAACCAGGTGCGGGCCAAGTACGGCGTGCCGCCGCTGCGGTGGAGCAAGAAGCTGGCGCGGTACGCGCGGCGGTGGTCGGACGCGCGGCGGTTCGACTGCGTGATGATGCACTCGGTGGGTTCCCCCTACGGCGAGAACGTCTTCTGGGGCACCGGGTGGGACTGGAAGGCCGTGGAGGCCGTGGGCGACTGGGCCAGCGAGTCCTCCTTCTACGACTGGCGGGCGCAGGCCTGCCACCCGGGCCAGGTCTGCGAGCACTTCACCCAGATCGTCTGGCGGACCACAAAGTACGTCGGCTGCGGCCGGGCCGAGTGCCTCGCCGGCGGCGTCTTCATCACCTGCTCCTACGACCCGCCCGGGAACTGGAAGGGAGAGGTGCCGCTCACCTAA